In a genomic window of Thiosocius teredinicola:
- a CDS encoding GNAT family N-acetyltransferase: MGIRLKQAETAKELDDVFWVRRQVFTFEEGKFGGRRKDDIYLSDRFDSHPNCANLIAYEYDEPIATIRVNLESDVGLPPEALFDFSEEKARIREQWATRSKTEPKITSAGMLAVRKDWRRRRDVIRALLKLASTVGKSMGGTHVFVTANHENVTMYKRVGFTPVNDKVWVEDIGNYIIPMVSTLSRIHARTVGNALENIALLKCFSNQFQRMVFRAGEKIFSEFEDASECYVVDVGRVKITTTNAVDGRELVFAVLGPGEIFGEMALIDAKTRSADATAETDTEVIVLRREDFMQGLAEHPERLDIVLKFISDRLRRTDEFAKLLAYGSPKQRLDFALKGFLESAKLTHKADGTSILRAGPGELAAAAGTDERDVLDFLDVLRSQGYCEYTSKQIHFLLPYSDNAHRGNHH, from the coding sequence ATGGGTATACGACTTAAACAGGCGGAAACCGCTAAGGAACTCGACGACGTATTTTGGGTAAGGCGCCAGGTATTTACCTTCGAAGAGGGGAAATTCGGCGGACGGCGGAAAGACGATATCTACCTTTCCGATCGCTTTGACAGCCATCCAAATTGTGCGAATTTGATCGCCTACGAGTACGACGAGCCGATCGCGACCATCCGGGTCAACCTGGAGTCCGATGTCGGGCTGCCACCCGAGGCGCTGTTCGACTTTTCGGAGGAAAAGGCACGCATTCGCGAGCAATGGGCAACACGCAGCAAGACCGAGCCCAAGATCACCAGCGCCGGCATGTTGGCGGTGCGCAAGGATTGGCGGCGTCGGCGCGACGTGATTCGTGCCTTGCTCAAATTGGCCTCGACGGTGGGCAAGTCGATGGGCGGCACGCACGTGTTCGTGACGGCCAATCATGAGAATGTGACCATGTACAAGCGCGTGGGTTTCACGCCGGTCAACGACAAAGTCTGGGTCGAGGATATCGGCAACTACATCATCCCGATGGTCTCGACCCTGTCGCGTATCCATGCCCGAACCGTCGGCAATGCGCTCGAAAACATCGCACTACTCAAATGTTTTTCGAACCAGTTTCAGCGCATGGTGTTTCGCGCCGGCGAGAAGATATTCAGCGAGTTCGAGGACGCCTCCGAGTGCTACGTCGTCGATGTCGGTCGGGTGAAGATCACGACAACCAATGCCGTCGATGGTCGCGAGCTGGTGTTCGCCGTGCTCGGGCCCGGTGAGATATTCGGCGAGATGGCCCTGATCGATGCCAAAACCCGGTCGGCCGATGCCACCGCTGAAACGGATACCGAGGTCATCGTGCTGCGTCGCGAGGATTTCATGCAGGGTCTGGCGGAACACCCCGAACGGCTCGACATCGTGCTCAAGTTCATTTCGGACCGCCTGCGGCGCACCGACGAGTTCGCCAAGTTGCTGGCCTACGGATCACCGAAACAGCGTCTCGATTTTGCGCTAAAGGGTTTTCTCGAGTCGGCGAAGCTCACCCACAAGGCGGATGGCACCAGTATTCTGCGAGCCGGGCCGGGCGAGCTGGCTGCCGCGGCAGGCACCGACGAGCGCGACGTATTGGACTTTCTCGACGTGCTTCGATCGCAGGGTTATTGCGAATACACCAGCAAGCAGATCCACTTCCTGCTGCCGTACAGTGACAACGCCCATCGCGGCAACCATCACTGA
- a CDS encoding TIGR02466 family protein has translation MSRAETAHTAADAAQPLDIAKTIVPLFASPISNYIWPESEAINDQLRHTITEMASNDPGIQRSNVGGWHSRTDFFNTDAECVSLLHDRISQHIKQLMHAVAIDSSASNNIRFAIEGWANVLRYGQYHSVHSHPNAFWSGVYYVSGNPVAEADHPFSGKLELLDPRPGAALSYAEQTRLYGRFLVNPRPGQMVVFPGWMQHQVHPFFGPDERITVAFNVVVE, from the coding sequence ATGTCTCGTGCCGAGACCGCACATACCGCAGCGGACGCTGCACAACCGCTGGACATCGCCAAGACCATCGTTCCTTTGTTCGCGAGTCCTATTTCGAACTACATCTGGCCCGAATCCGAAGCGATCAACGACCAGCTCCGGCACACGATCACCGAGATGGCGTCGAACGACCCAGGTATCCAGCGCAGCAATGTCGGCGGCTGGCATTCGCGCACGGACTTTTTCAACACCGATGCCGAATGCGTGAGCCTATTGCACGACCGCATCTCACAGCACATCAAGCAGCTGATGCACGCGGTCGCCATCGATTCGTCAGCTAGCAACAACATCCGTTTCGCTATCGAAGGGTGGGCCAACGTGCTGCGCTACGGCCAGTACCACAGTGTCCACAGTCATCCGAATGCGTTTTGGTCCGGGGTCTACTATGTGTCTGGCAACCCGGTCGCAGAGGCCGATCACCCGTTCAGTGGAAAGCTCGAGTTGCTCGATCCACGTCCGGGAGCGGCACTGAGCTACGCCGAGCAAACCCGACTCTATGGACGCTTCCTCGTCAACCCAAGACCGGGACAGATGGTCGTGTTTCCAGGCTGGATGCAGCACCAGGTACATCCGTTTTTCGGACCAGACGAGCGCATCACAGTGGCGTTCAATGTGGTTGTTGAGTAG
- a CDS encoding TIGR02466 family protein has protein sequence MGKVIGLFPTPVMKVDGLISTDLVQAFLEKALAPDRQSNSATDLLSHTQMIDPGESWEYARLSEAVAPHLVAFGELLFAERLNWAIKEAWMNVLETGGSQFMHTHANSFASGILYLTTPDPSANTVFRKTGGGGEFIFKNDVPLDHYSSDTWVLTDVQAGDLLLYPSYLMHGVPPNEGERRVTLAFNAIPHQLDSLGYKIRFGL, from the coding sequence ATGGGCAAAGTAATCGGCCTGTTCCCCACGCCGGTGATGAAGGTCGATGGACTGATCTCGACCGATCTGGTTCAGGCGTTTCTCGAGAAGGCCCTTGCACCCGACCGCCAGAGCAACTCGGCGACCGATCTGCTATCGCATACCCAGATGATCGACCCCGGCGAAAGCTGGGAATATGCGCGGCTCAGCGAAGCGGTGGCACCGCACCTGGTTGCATTCGGCGAGCTGTTGTTCGCAGAACGTCTGAACTGGGCAATCAAAGAGGCGTGGATGAACGTCCTCGAAACAGGTGGCAGCCAGTTCATGCATACGCATGCCAACAGCTTCGCATCGGGGATTCTCTACCTGACCACACCCGATCCGTCGGCGAACACGGTGTTTCGCAAGACCGGTGGCGGCGGCGAGTTTATCTTCAAAAACGACGTGCCGCTCGACCATTACAGCAGCGATACCTGGGTACTGACCGATGTGCAGGCCGGTGATTTGTTGCTCTACCCGAGCTACTTGATGCACGGGGTGCCACCCAACGAGGGAGAACGCCGCGTTACCCTGGCGTTTAACGCCATCCCACATCAGCTGGACAGCCTGGGTTACAAAATCCGTTTCGGGCTGTAG
- a CDS encoding fused MFS/spermidine synthase: MSTTPERISLGHSHGTDRVLDARRWIYPVVFLSGFAGLGYEMVWTRMLALSLGHEILAVLAVLAAFFAGLSVGAVVFGELIRRSTRPALWYGWLEIAIGIWAIALIWLIPIFNATIPQWIGEAPQPVWHWGIAFGATFVLLLPATAAMGGTLPSLERTSAILFGPGRYVGGVYGSNTFGAVAGTISTTFVLAPLLGFTTTLWSSAAINILCGLWAFIAWRSLPADATARPTGITNAAGPSSSRLLASLFVTGFLGLAFEVIVIRVLSQVLENTVYTFAVVLSIYLLGTAIGASLYQRYATDDDYGSRLRKLLGLTAIGCLLGSAALWLSDNVYDAITYALPRTSSIAIGAELLVAASVFLLPTIAMGGLFSHLAQSATARFGFGRALAVNTLGAAIAPLVAGVVLLPALGPQGMLIVISLGYLLLLPWPAAKPVRPTFPAATAAVLVIALALLPPLRFVEVPEGGRILDYQDGVMASVAVVSDAQDVRYLKINNHFTMGSTSSGYADHRQTHIPLLLHPKPRDVLYLGVGTGMTLNAAQYHPGLDVTAVELVPESLQTLEYFGTATAQNDWPQSPRLLSSDARRFVVSTDKTFDVVIADLFHPSRDGAGALYTREHFDAVRQRLNDDGLFCQWLPLFQMDLETFKVIAKTFSESFPNVQVYLPHNSISQPIVGLIGTNHPLTMQPDYLLNRVHARTLQRELVKLRLNSDFALYGGFVADREALRQFAQQAQLNTDDKTTVTYRAPQFAYRQKQSHGERLVSLVDALAALRTLPADDRPSRDTGFNERLIAYWRARDAYLRAGIGVSAEDDLPTMLAKTRAPLLDVVRISEDFRSAYEPLLAMAESLNQVDPGAARELLIELDRAAPARTEARRLLATLRRN, translated from the coding sequence ATGAGCACCACACCTGAGCGCATTTCCCTTGGCCACTCGCACGGCACCGATCGCGTGCTGGATGCCCGGCGATGGATCTACCCCGTCGTCTTCCTGTCGGGTTTCGCTGGGCTCGGCTACGAGATGGTGTGGACACGGATGCTCGCCCTGTCGCTCGGCCACGAAATCCTTGCTGTGCTCGCCGTACTCGCCGCGTTCTTCGCCGGCCTGTCTGTGGGAGCGGTCGTATTCGGCGAACTGATCCGCCGGTCCACACGACCGGCACTATGGTACGGCTGGCTGGAGATCGCTATCGGCATCTGGGCCATCGCACTGATCTGGCTGATTCCGATATTCAACGCCACCATTCCGCAGTGGATCGGCGAAGCACCACAACCCGTCTGGCATTGGGGCATTGCCTTCGGCGCGACCTTCGTGTTGCTTTTGCCCGCCACCGCGGCCATGGGCGGCACTTTGCCAAGTCTTGAGCGGACCAGTGCGATCCTGTTCGGTCCGGGGCGCTATGTCGGCGGCGTGTATGGCAGCAATACCTTCGGCGCGGTCGCCGGTACGATATCGACAACGTTCGTGCTGGCACCGCTGCTGGGGTTCACGACGACCCTGTGGTCGAGCGCCGCGATCAATATCCTGTGTGGGCTATGGGCCTTCATCGCATGGCGCTCACTGCCGGCTGACGCTACAGCGCGTCCCACCGGCATTACCAACGCTGCGGGTCCGTCGTCATCGCGGCTGCTGGCCAGCCTGTTTGTCACCGGCTTTCTCGGCCTGGCATTCGAAGTCATCGTGATCCGCGTGCTCAGCCAGGTGCTGGAGAACACTGTTTACACCTTCGCCGTAGTGCTTAGCATCTATCTGCTGGGTACCGCCATCGGCGCGTCGCTCTATCAACGATATGCAACCGACGATGACTACGGATCCAGGTTGCGAAAGCTTTTGGGCCTGACGGCGATCGGCTGCCTGCTGGGCAGTGCAGCCTTATGGCTGTCGGACAACGTCTACGATGCGATTACCTATGCGTTGCCGCGAACCTCGTCGATCGCCATCGGCGCGGAGTTGCTGGTGGCAGCGTCTGTTTTCCTGCTGCCCACGATCGCGATGGGCGGATTGTTCAGCCACCTCGCCCAGTCTGCAACCGCACGTTTCGGTTTTGGCCGGGCGCTCGCCGTCAACACCCTGGGGGCCGCGATTGCGCCCTTGGTGGCCGGCGTCGTGTTGCTTCCTGCACTCGGCCCGCAAGGCATGTTGATCGTGATCTCGCTGGGTTATCTGTTGCTTCTGCCGTGGCCGGCAGCGAAGCCAGTCCGCCCGACGTTCCCCGCCGCGACCGCGGCTGTATTAGTGATTGCACTGGCACTGTTGCCACCGCTGCGATTCGTTGAGGTACCCGAGGGCGGGCGGATTCTCGATTACCAGGATGGCGTGATGGCCTCGGTAGCCGTTGTGTCCGATGCGCAAGACGTCCGCTACCTGAAGATCAACAACCATTTCACCATGGGTAGCACCTCGTCGGGATATGCAGATCACCGGCAGACACATATCCCGCTGCTGCTGCATCCGAAACCGCGCGACGTACTCTATCTCGGCGTCGGCACGGGCATGACGCTGAACGCAGCGCAGTACCATCCGGGCCTCGATGTCACCGCAGTGGAACTGGTGCCGGAGAGCCTGCAGACGCTCGAGTACTTCGGCACTGCGACGGCGCAAAATGACTGGCCGCAGTCGCCGCGTCTCTTGTCCTCAGATGCCCGACGCTTCGTGGTATCTACCGACAAGACCTTCGACGTCGTCATCGCTGACCTGTTCCACCCGTCGCGTGACGGTGCCGGTGCACTGTATACCCGCGAGCATTTTGACGCTGTGCGGCAACGCCTGAACGACGACGGTCTTTTCTGCCAGTGGCTGCCGCTGTTTCAGATGGATCTCGAGACGTTCAAAGTGATCGCGAAAACCTTCAGCGAGAGCTTTCCGAACGTCCAGGTCTATCTACCGCATAACAGTATCAGCCAGCCGATCGTCGGATTGATCGGTACCAACCATCCGCTGACCATGCAGCCCGATTACCTGCTTAACCGCGTACACGCGCGTACGTTGCAACGCGAACTGGTCAAGCTGCGGCTCAATTCCGACTTCGCCCTGTATGGCGGCTTCGTCGCGGACCGCGAAGCACTACGACAGTTCGCGCAACAAGCCCAACTGAATACCGATGATAAGACCACGGTGACCTACCGCGCACCGCAGTTCGCCTATCGACAAAAGCAATCTCATGGCGAACGCCTGGTGAGCCTGGTCGACGCACTGGCTGCGTTGCGCACCCTGCCCGCCGACGACCGGCCATCGCGCGATACCGGATTCAACGAGCGCCTTATCGCTTACTGGCGTGCGCGCGACGCCTACCTGCGTGCCGGCATTGGTGTGAGTGCCGAAGACGATCTGCCAACGATGCTTGCCAAGACGCGCGCACCGCTGCTCGACGTGGTACGCATCAGCGAAGACTTTCGATCAGCGTACGAACCGTTGCTGGCCATGGCCGAGTCGCTCAATCAGGTCGACCCCGGCGCCGCCCGTGAGCTTCTCATCGAACTCGACAGGGCCGCACCTGCGCGCACCGAGGCACGCCGACTGCTCGCGACGCTACGGCGTAACTGA